A single Oncorhynchus clarkii lewisi isolate Uvic-CL-2024 unplaced genomic scaffold, UVic_Ocla_1.0 unplaced_contig_13509_pilon_pilon, whole genome shotgun sequence DNA region contains:
- the LOC139398208 gene encoding uncharacterized protein, with the protein MCLYLKLCLCMLLQTRLGLQSSDRRPTRIFASIGDSVSLPCGTSYINSCSSVTWSIVKDGFPNQLELSGKVKTDGPNSGRASRLKVGHDCSLHIQPLEIDDGRVYTCEDGDTSSSVSLQLLNITLATDTNTAPEMDIKLQCYLNIFSGLVPQCNQSEIKLNWLNEANTVLQGERFQTERSSACLSTLTIRGVRKTDHHRKWRCQLIEGEVVKTSLSYTTEITGGIEEVFVAVGESVSLPCATHSSLEVGSRFQWTLGQRSLSSLSRSGDVSAGTQGHLPASHISQDGSLVISNVKTLHSGLYNCSQQNRILLHTLDVSAEHATTDGNNLTLTCSLTCVEDCGDFNLSWIHSGQDGLESGPIGHNNTLISKLFLPDRQGTEKIACAVLREGVEMAVKEWTIQRGRVLPAVGWSVLLLLLLCAVGGGMYWKRQGKGSAAQGEEQQTPVGMAHLYDEIQDQPIQPSGVTNNSFYDLLQAGN; encoded by the exons ATGTGTCTGTACTTAAAACTGTGTCTCTGCATGCTTTTACAGACTAGACTTGGACTCCAGTCATCTG ACCGTAGGCCCACAAGAATCTTTGCTTCAATTGGAGACAGTGTGAGTTTACCATGTGGTACATCCTACATCAATTCCTGCTCCTCTGTTACCTGGAGTATAGTGAAAGATGGGTTTCCTAACCAATTAGAACTATCAGGCAAGGTGAAAACGGATGGTCCAAACTCAGGAAGAGCCAGTCGACTGAAAGTGGGACATGACTGCTCTCTACATATTCAACCTCTTGAAATAGATGATGGAAGAGTTTACACCTGTGAAGATGGGGATACCAGTTCAAGTGTTTCTCTTCAGCTTCTCAACA ttACTCTGGCAACAGACACCAATACAGCACCAGAGATGGATATCAAGCTCCAATGTTACCTGAATATATTCTCAGGCCTTGTCCCACAATGCAACCAAAGTGAAATAAAGCTGAATTGGCTGAATGAGGCCAatacagtgctacagggagagagaTTTCAAACCGAACGTTCATCTGCTTGCCTCTCTACGCTGACCATCCGAGGTGTCAGGAAGACAGACCATCACAGGAAGTGGCGGTGTCAACtgattgaaggagaggttgtgaaGACGTCCCTCAGCTATACCACAGAAATTACAG gagGTATAGAGGAAGTGTTTGTCGCAGTGGGTGAGTCAGTATCACTTCCCTGTGCCACCCACTCCTCTCTCGAGGTGGGCAGCAGATTCCAGTGGACTCTGGGTCAAAGGTCACTGTCCAGTCTGTCTCGGTCAGGCGATGTCTCAGCTGGAACTCAGGGTCACCTTCCTGCATCTCACATCAGCCAAGACGGGTCTTTGGTCATCAGCAATGTGAAAACACTGCATTCTGGGCTCTACAACTGCTCGCAACAGAACAGAATCTTACTACACACTCTGGATG TATCTGCAGAGCATGCTACCACAGACGGAAACAATCTCACCCTGACCTGCTCACTCACCTGTGTGGAAGATTGTGGAGACTTCAATTTATCCTGGATTCACAGTGGCCAGGATGGGTTGGAGAGTGGCCCTATAGGACATAACAACACCCTCATCTCCAAACTCTTCCTCCCTGACCGCCAGGGCACAGAGAAGATAGCCTGCGCCGTGCTCAGAGAGGGGGTTGAAATGGCTGTAAAGGAGTGGACCATCCAGAGAG GTCGTGTTCTACCTGCAGTGGGATGGTCAGTCCTTCTGCTACTGCTGCTCTGTGCTGTTGGAGGGGGCATGTATTGGAAGAGGCAGGGCAAGGGAAGTGCTGCTC AAGGAGAAGAACAGCAGACACCTGTTGGAATG GCTCATCTCTATGACGAGATTCAAGATCAACCAATTCAACCTTCCGGAGTAACCAACAACAGTTTCTATGATCTTCTGCAGGCTGGGAACTGA